A genomic region of Catalinimonas niigatensis contains the following coding sequences:
- a CDS encoding glycosyltransferase family 4 protein: MKIAIVLNTSWNVYNFRLGLINALQEDGHQVVILAPHDQYSHRLEDLGYSFYPIKMDSRGVNPIKDAGLVVELYKLYKKISPDIILHYTVKPNIYGTLAARAAGIPMINNVCGLGTVFLKKGWVSLVAKSLYKIAFRFPHKVFFQNHDDFQLFVREKLIKKNIADTVPGSGIDLKKFEPTVIPVDKPHVFTFLVISRLIFDKGIIEYVDAIKKLRSEGVNAHFQILGAKDPIHQRGIPVEIVDHWVDEGLIEYLGTTDDVKSRIELADCVVLPSYREGLPRTLLEAASLGKPIITTDTAGCRHVVEDNENGFLCKVRSADDLAEKMMKMLGLSHEERMSMGEKGRLKVQRQFDENLVINKYQEAINHLVVSQAKKLIA; this comes from the coding sequence ATGAAGATAGCGATAGTACTTAATACTTCCTGGAATGTCTATAATTTCCGCCTGGGTCTGATCAATGCTTTGCAGGAAGATGGGCATCAGGTAGTTATTCTTGCTCCTCATGATCAATACAGTCATCGCTTAGAAGACCTGGGCTACTCATTTTATCCTATCAAAATGGATAGCAGAGGAGTAAACCCTATAAAAGATGCGGGTCTGGTTGTAGAATTATACAAATTATACAAAAAAATATCACCAGATATTATTCTCCACTATACAGTTAAGCCAAACATTTATGGTACCCTGGCAGCACGTGCCGCAGGTATCCCAATGATCAATAATGTGTGCGGCTTAGGTACTGTTTTCTTAAAGAAAGGATGGGTATCCCTGGTGGCTAAAAGTTTGTATAAGATAGCCTTTCGTTTTCCGCATAAGGTTTTCTTCCAGAACCACGATGACTTCCAGCTTTTTGTAAGAGAGAAACTGATTAAAAAAAACATTGCTGACACAGTACCGGGCTCAGGAATTGATCTGAAGAAATTTGAACCAACTGTAATTCCTGTAGATAAACCCCATGTATTTACTTTTCTGGTAATTTCACGGCTTATCTTTGATAAAGGCATCATTGAATATGTAGATGCCATAAAAAAATTAAGATCAGAGGGAGTAAATGCGCACTTTCAGATATTAGGAGCAAAAGATCCTATCCACCAAAGGGGTATTCCGGTAGAGATTGTGGATCATTGGGTGGATGAAGGGCTGATTGAATATCTGGGCACTACCGATGATGTAAAGTCAAGGATTGAATTGGCAGATTGTGTAGTCTTACCTTCCTATCGGGAAGGTTTACCCCGTACACTTCTGGAGGCTGCCAGCCTGGGCAAACCCATTATCACTACAGACACTGCGGGCTGCAGGCATGTAGTGGAAGATAATGAGAATGGATTCTTGTGCAAAGTACGTTCGGCAGATGATCTGGCTGAGAAGATGATGAAAATGTTGGGCTTAAGTCATGAGGAACGAATGAGCATGGGAGAGAAAGGCAGGCTTAAGGTACAACGACAATTTGATGAAAATCTTGTGATCAACAAGTATCAAGAAGCTATTAACCATCTGGTAGTAAGTCAGGCTAAAAAACTAATTGCCTGA
- a CDS encoding YcxB family protein, whose translation MIVKTKKYKLETGTYIKLAMLNIVKEQWWVLLIAIAIACGAFFIWSWWWIIGAAIALTLYILFWLIQFAGVTQLEQNKILFERLSYEINSQQVLIKVNPKQGMPLKWEMIKKAQIGKDYFLLIVSKAQMVHLPFRIFNTENEKKFVETILKRKGYIKQ comes from the coding sequence ATGATTGTAAAGACAAAAAAGTATAAACTGGAAACAGGCACTTATATCAAACTGGCGATGCTCAACATTGTCAAAGAACAGTGGTGGGTGCTGCTGATTGCAATAGCCATTGCCTGTGGAGCGTTTTTTATATGGTCGTGGTGGTGGATTATCGGAGCTGCCATTGCTCTGACGCTCTATATCCTGTTCTGGCTCATTCAGTTCGCAGGAGTAACGCAACTGGAGCAGAATAAAATCCTTTTTGAGAGATTGAGTTATGAGATCAACAGCCAGCAGGTGCTGATCAAGGTAAATCCCAAGCAGGGTATGCCGCTCAAGTGGGAGATGATCAAGAAAGCACAGATCGGCAAAGATTATTTTCTACTGATCGTATCCAAAGCCCAGATGGTACATTTGCCTTTCCGTATCTTCAATACAGAAAACGAGAAAAAATTTGTAGAGACCATTCTGAAAAGAAAAGGGTATATCAAGCAGTAA
- a CDS encoding polysaccharide biosynthesis/export family protein: MLLALEEAKSNYTLQENDYIEVEVYTNEGELIIDPNNEIRRELNSGGNNQQLRQQEKPQFLIREGGLVKLPLVGDIALAGLTLNEADSLLEREYSAYYEDAFVITRYNNKRVIVLGSMGGQVIPLQNENTHLIEILALAGGVGNQSRVDKIRLIRGDLNDPEVRIINLATIEGMKNASLKVLPNDIIYVEPVQRITSEAVRDISPILGLITSTLTLILLVNRFSE, translated from the coding sequence ATGCTTTTAGCTTTAGAAGAAGCTAAAAGTAATTATACACTACAGGAAAATGATTATATAGAAGTTGAGGTATATACGAATGAAGGTGAATTGATTATTGATCCTAACAATGAAATCAGACGAGAGTTAAATTCCGGAGGAAATAACCAACAGTTAAGACAGCAGGAAAAGCCTCAGTTTTTGATTAGGGAAGGAGGACTCGTAAAACTTCCTCTGGTTGGAGATATAGCTTTGGCAGGATTGACACTGAATGAGGCTGACAGCTTATTGGAAAGAGAATATTCAGCTTATTATGAAGACGCTTTTGTCATTACCCGCTATAACAATAAGAGAGTGATTGTATTGGGCAGTATGGGAGGACAGGTAATTCCATTGCAGAACGAAAACACTCATCTTATTGAAATATTAGCATTGGCTGGAGGGGTAGGCAACCAATCCAGAGTGGACAAAATCCGTTTGATCCGAGGAGATTTGAATGATCCTGAAGTAAGAATTATTAATTTGGCGACCATAGAAGGGATGAAGAATGCTTCGCTGAAAGTGCTTCCAAACGATATCATTTATGTAGAACCTGTGCAAAGAATTACAAGTGAGGCAGTAAGAGATATTTCTCCTATATTGGGTTTGATTACCAGTACATTAACTTTGATTTTGCTTGTCAACAGATTTAGTGAATAG
- a CDS encoding alpha-ketoacid dehydrogenase subunit alpha/beta has protein sequence MESTKTYQEDIGHKLSVEEILNDYRIAWESRHASLIGRKEVFMGKAKFGVFGDGKEVAQIAMAKAFRKGDFRSGYYRDQTFMFAIEQITIQQFFAQLYAHATLEAEPSSGGRMMNSHFGSRMVDMQSGDFFSQVDAYNSGSDISPTAGQIPRAVGFAYASKLYRENPLLHGEAFEKFSYNGNEVAFATIGDAATSEGMFLETVNAAGVLQIPLILSVWDDDFGISVPKEYHTTKLSISEALAGFQRTENEPGLEIFRVKGWDYEKLCQAYRIATKIARNEHVPVLMHVQDLTQPQGHSTSGSHERYKTKERLAWEREYDCNVKMREWILHCGFSTERELDAIEQRAFETVKKAKNDAWKAYRADIDAEIKLVSNLILKVAGRSSQKEGIREIHQGLKKTLAPIRLDCVKAVKRTLRITRGDSSPERQSLLHWLKKSEEENYDRFNAHLYSETASSALKVKEVKPLFDENESPVDGREVLQACFDHILRRDPRVFAIGEDVGKIGDVNQGFAGLQEKHGEIRITDTGIRESTIIGQGIGTAMRGLRPITEIQYLDYIFYAMATLTDDLASLRYRTRGGQGAPLIIRTRGHRLEGIWHSGSPIGSILHCMRGIYLLVPRNMVQAAGFYNTMLQSDDPAIIIECLNGYRLKERIPLNLDEFTVPLGQPEIIREGEDITIVTYGAMCRVVMQGAEQLAEFGISCEVIDVQTLLPFDINHTILESVKKTNRVIFADEDVPGGASAYMMQQVLEEQGAYQYLDSTPKTISSAANRPAYGSDGDYFSKPNQEDVFDTGYAMMAEYDPERFKDLYI, from the coding sequence GTGGAATCTACCAAGACATACCAAGAAGATATAGGTCATAAACTATCAGTAGAAGAGATTCTTAACGACTATCGTATTGCCTGGGAAAGCAGGCATGCAAGCTTGATAGGTCGGAAAGAGGTGTTTATGGGAAAGGCGAAATTTGGGGTATTTGGTGATGGCAAAGAGGTAGCACAAATTGCCATGGCCAAAGCGTTTCGTAAAGGCGATTTCCGTTCTGGCTATTATCGTGACCAGACTTTTATGTTTGCTATTGAGCAAATTACGATACAACAGTTTTTTGCTCAGCTATATGCGCATGCTACTTTGGAGGCAGAGCCTTCTTCCGGGGGGCGGATGATGAATTCTCACTTTGGTTCACGTATGGTGGATATGCAAAGCGGCGATTTTTTTAGCCAGGTGGATGCTTATAATTCCGGATCAGATATTTCGCCTACGGCCGGACAGATACCTCGTGCAGTTGGTTTTGCCTATGCTTCTAAGCTCTATAGAGAGAATCCACTGCTTCATGGAGAAGCCTTTGAAAAGTTTTCATACAATGGAAATGAAGTGGCTTTTGCCACTATCGGAGATGCGGCTACTTCCGAAGGTATGTTTCTGGAAACGGTAAATGCTGCCGGAGTACTGCAAATTCCTCTGATCTTATCTGTTTGGGATGATGACTTTGGCATCTCGGTGCCCAAAGAATACCATACCACCAAACTGAGTATCTCGGAGGCGCTTGCCGGTTTTCAGAGAACTGAGAATGAACCAGGCCTGGAGATTTTTAGAGTAAAAGGCTGGGACTATGAAAAGCTTTGCCAGGCTTACCGTATTGCCACAAAAATAGCCCGTAATGAGCATGTACCGGTACTGATGCATGTACAGGATCTTACTCAGCCACAGGGCCATTCTACTTCTGGTTCCCATGAAAGGTACAAGACCAAAGAACGATTGGCCTGGGAGCGTGAGTATGATTGTAATGTTAAAATGCGAGAGTGGATACTGCATTGCGGTTTTTCTACTGAGCGCGAACTGGATGCTATAGAGCAACGGGCATTTGAAACCGTAAAAAAGGCAAAAAATGATGCCTGGAAGGCCTATAGAGCAGATATTGATGCTGAAATTAAGCTTGTATCCAACCTTATTCTGAAAGTTGCCGGACGGAGCTCCCAAAAAGAAGGTATTAGAGAAATTCATCAGGGCCTCAAAAAAACACTGGCTCCTATCCGTCTGGACTGTGTAAAGGCAGTAAAGAGGACGCTCCGTATTACCCGGGGCGACTCCAGCCCGGAAAGACAAAGCTTGCTCCACTGGTTGAAGAAAAGTGAAGAAGAGAATTACGACCGCTTTAATGCCCATCTCTACAGCGAGACAGCATCTTCTGCGCTGAAAGTAAAAGAAGTCAAACCTTTATTTGACGAAAATGAAAGCCCGGTGGATGGACGGGAAGTATTACAAGCTTGTTTTGACCATATCCTCAGACGTGATCCCCGGGTATTTGCCATTGGCGAGGATGTAGGAAAAATTGGGGATGTCAATCAGGGATTTGCCGGTTTGCAGGAAAAACACGGAGAAATCAGAATAACGGATACCGGTATCCGTGAATCAACGATTATTGGACAGGGAATTGGTACAGCTATGCGCGGTTTGCGCCCGATTACTGAGATTCAATACCTGGATTATATCTTTTATGCTATGGCTACTCTTACGGATGATTTAGCTTCGCTAAGGTACAGAACCCGTGGAGGCCAGGGTGCGCCTTTGATCATTCGTACCCGTGGGCATCGCCTGGAAGGAATATGGCATTCAGGTTCACCCATAGGCTCTATTCTTCATTGCATGCGAGGTATTTATTTGCTGGTACCTAGAAACATGGTACAGGCAGCGGGTTTCTATAATACTATGCTACAGTCTGATGACCCGGCAATTATTATAGAGTGCCTGAATGGTTATCGTCTCAAAGAGCGAATTCCTCTTAATTTGGATGAGTTTACTGTACCACTGGGTCAACCAGAAATTATTCGTGAAGGGGAAGATATTACCATCGTCACTTATGGTGCTATGTGTAGGGTGGTGATGCAAGGGGCAGAGCAGCTAGCAGAGTTTGGCATTTCCTGTGAGGTAATAGATGTTCAAACGCTTTTGCCTTTTGATATCAACCATACCATACTGGAATCTGTTAAAAAAACAAACAGGGTAATATTTGCAGATGAGGACGTGCCCGGTGGTGCTTCAGCCTATATGATGCAGCAGGTGCTGGAAGAACAGGGCGCATATCAATACTTGGATTCTACCCCCAAGACGATCAGTAGTGCTGCTAATCGTCCTGCCTATGGGTCTGATGGAGATTATTTTTCCAAACCTAATCAGGAAGATGTATTTGATACCGGCTATGCGATGATGGCTGAATATGACCCTGAGCGTTTTAAAGACTTATATATTTAG
- the secDF gene encoding protein translocase subunit SecDF encodes MRNKTGIVVLTVIISLLCIYYLSFTVVSNNVQENATAYATTTEGNVDFAKKQEYLDSVFKQPVYNFFGAQFTYEEVQETELNLGLDLRGGMHVVLEVSPVEIIKNLSGDSKDEDFLQALELARQRRANSQASFTNLFYEAFQKVAPEKQLSNIFVNSATRNRISFDSSDEEVLDVINEEVDNAIDRSFNILRTRIDRFGTSQPNIQRLQNQGRIQIELPGIDNPERVRNLLQGVAKLEFVQVLEPGEYVNSLEEINNMLVAEGMVAGTDDLQGLEQESTTTSGDELSALTEGESEAEDSLDLEQQLSEGDSAGSGSDSLLNSQISPLFSLLQSPLSYGLVYNIDDTAKINDIIQREDVQSLLPSDLQFVWDVKPRAQGEIELVELYAIQRERGSKAPLTGEVIVDARQDYDEASRPAVSMRMNAEGARKWKRLTANSIGRRVAIILDERVYSAPVVQGEIPNGNSSISGNFTINEAQDLANILEAGALPAPTRIVEEAIVGPSLGKEAVQQGITSILAGLAIVVLFMLAYYAKGGLIANIALVFNIFFILGILAQLNASLTLPGIAGIVLTIGMSIDANVLIFERIREELRAGSKLRAAISAGYSKAYSSIIDSNATTFITAVILYVLGQGPVRGFAVTLMIGIVCSFFSAVFITRVIMEWMTRKGDESKMSFSMPFSANMLSNLNLDFMSRRRLAYIFSGTFIVLGMVVLIAQGGLNLGVDFKGGRSYVITFDEAVVPSDLQASLGNEFENASVEAKTYGANNVLKVTTSYMVEDESTEADGEVRSRLISGIEEFTGSSFQENAAEVGENAFTISSSSKVGATIADDIKQSAQESIVVALIAIFLYILVRFRKWQYGLGAVVALFHDVLFVLSAYAIARLLGISYEVDQVFIAAMLTIVGYSINDTVIVFDRIRETLGLKPKSDIAVVINQSVNDVMSRTLITSLTTLIVVLILLLFGGEVLRGFSFALFIGILVGTYSSIFIASPVVVDLSARRRKPVTATTPDKDKKQKV; translated from the coding sequence ATGCGTAACAAGACCGGAATAGTTGTTCTGACGGTGATTATATCACTGTTATGCATTTACTACCTGTCATTTACCGTGGTTTCCAACAACGTACAGGAGAACGCGACAGCCTATGCGACTACAACAGAAGGCAATGTTGATTTTGCTAAAAAGCAGGAATACCTGGACTCTGTATTCAAGCAGCCCGTTTACAATTTTTTTGGTGCTCAGTTTACTTACGAAGAAGTACAGGAAACTGAACTAAATCTGGGCCTTGACCTCCGGGGAGGCATGCATGTGGTGCTGGAAGTTTCTCCAGTAGAAATTATTAAAAACCTCTCCGGAGACAGCAAGGATGAGGACTTTCTACAGGCTCTTGAACTGGCCAGGCAACGTCGTGCCAATAGCCAGGCAAGCTTTACCAATCTTTTTTATGAGGCTTTTCAGAAGGTAGCTCCTGAAAAACAGCTTAGCAATATCTTTGTGAATTCTGCAACCCGCAACCGCATCAGCTTCGATTCTTCTGATGAAGAAGTATTGGATGTGATTAATGAAGAAGTGGATAATGCCATTGACCGTTCATTTAATATTCTCAGGACACGTATTGACCGTTTTGGTACTTCTCAGCCTAACATCCAGCGCTTACAGAACCAGGGCCGTATTCAGATTGAGCTTCCTGGAATTGACAATCCGGAAAGGGTGAGAAACCTGCTGCAAGGTGTTGCCAAACTGGAGTTTGTACAAGTACTGGAGCCTGGTGAGTATGTAAATTCTCTGGAAGAAATTAATAATATGCTGGTAGCTGAAGGCATGGTAGCCGGAACGGATGACCTACAAGGGTTAGAGCAGGAAAGCACCACAACTTCTGGTGATGAGCTTTCTGCCCTGACAGAAGGTGAAAGTGAGGCAGAAGATTCCCTCGACCTTGAGCAACAATTGAGTGAAGGAGACTCAGCAGGAAGCGGTAGCGACTCTTTGCTTAACTCTCAGATATCTCCGCTTTTTAGCTTGCTACAATCGCCTCTGAGCTACGGTCTGGTCTACAATATAGATGACACCGCCAAAATTAATGATATTATTCAGCGCGAAGATGTACAGTCATTGTTGCCCTCAGACTTGCAATTTGTTTGGGATGTAAAACCCAGAGCACAGGGTGAGATTGAGTTAGTAGAACTCTATGCGATACAACGTGAGCGAGGAAGCAAGGCTCCTTTGACCGGAGAAGTAATCGTAGATGCCCGTCAGGATTATGATGAGGCTTCCCGCCCTGCGGTGAGTATGCGCATGAACGCCGAAGGTGCCCGTAAATGGAAACGCCTTACTGCCAACAGTATCGGACGCCGTGTGGCTATTATTCTTGATGAGCGGGTGTATTCTGCACCGGTGGTACAAGGTGAAATTCCTAACGGAAACTCTTCTATCTCCGGTAATTTTACCATCAACGAAGCGCAGGATTTAGCCAATATTCTGGAAGCCGGTGCACTCCCTGCGCCTACCCGCATTGTAGAAGAAGCGATCGTAGGTCCTTCATTGGGTAAAGAAGCTGTACAGCAGGGCATCACTTCTATTCTGGCAGGTTTAGCCATAGTAGTTCTATTTATGCTGGCCTACTATGCCAAAGGAGGTCTGATTGCTAACATAGCCCTGGTATTCAACATTTTCTTTATTCTTGGAATTCTGGCTCAGCTTAATGCTTCGCTCACGCTTCCTGGTATTGCCGGTATTGTACTGACTATCGGTATGTCCATTGATGCCAACGTACTGATTTTTGAACGTATCCGTGAAGAACTCAGGGCAGGCTCCAAACTGAGAGCAGCCATTAGCGCCGGTTACAGCAAAGCATATAGCTCCATTATTGACTCTAATGCCACTACCTTTATTACTGCCGTTATTCTGTATGTGTTAGGACAGGGGCCGGTAAGAGGTTTTGCCGTTACCCTGATGATTGGTATTGTCTGCTCATTCTTTTCAGCAGTATTCATTACCCGGGTAATCATGGAATGGATGACTCGCAAAGGGGATGAGAGCAAGATGTCATTCTCTATGCCTTTCTCTGCCAATATGCTGTCTAATCTCAATTTAGACTTCATGTCCAGAAGAAGATTGGCTTATATTTTCTCCGGTACTTTTATCGTGCTGGGTATGGTGGTTCTTATTGCACAAGGTGGACTTAATTTAGGTGTTGACTTCAAAGGAGGTCGTTCTTATGTCATTACTTTTGATGAGGCTGTTGTGCCTTCTGACTTGCAGGCATCTCTGGGCAATGAGTTTGAGAATGCCAGTGTTGAAGCAAAAACCTATGGAGCTAACAATGTGCTTAAGGTGACCACCAGCTATATGGTAGAAGATGAATCTACCGAGGCTGATGGTGAGGTAAGAAGCAGACTGATCAGCGGTATTGAAGAATTTACCGGTAGCAGCTTTCAGGAAAATGCTGCGGAAGTAGGTGAAAATGCATTCACTATTTCCAGTTCTTCTAAAGTAGGTGCCACTATCGCCGACGATATCAAGCAGTCCGCACAGGAATCTATTGTGGTCGCGTTGATTGCGATCTTTCTCTACATCCTGGTACGTTTCCGCAAGTGGCAATATGGTTTGGGTGCGGTTGTAGCCTTGTTTCACGACGTATTGTTCGTACTTTCTGCCTATGCCATCGCTCGCTTGCTAGGCATCAGCTATGAAGTAGACCAGGTCTTTATCGCAGCTATGCTGACTATTGTGGGTTATTCTATCAACGATACAGTAATTGTGTTTGACCGTATCCGCGAAACCCTTGGCTTAAAACCCAAGTCAGATATTGCTGTGGTTATCAATCAGTCAGTAAATGATGTAATGTCCAGAACACTGATTACCTCACTTACTACTCTGATTGTGGTACTGATCCTGCTTTTGTTTGGTGGTGAGGTGCTGAGAGGCTTTTCTTTCGCCTTATTTATCGGTATACTGGTAGGTACTTATTCTTCTATCTTTATCGCTTCTCCAGTAGTGGTTGACCTTTCTGCCCGCAGAAGAAAACCAGTTACAGCGACTACCCCCGATAAAGACAAAAAGCAAAAGGTATAA
- the rfbC gene encoding dTDP-4-dehydrorhamnose 3,5-epimerase has translation MHIEKTSIEGLVELFPDVFGDERGYFLETYHIEKFRSLGLDYTFLQANQSFSKKGALRGLHFQNAPYQQGKLVRVVTGKVLDVAVDLRPGSPTYGQYKTFVLDGKLSNMAFVPEGFAHGFLTLEDAVFTYQCTNVYHKASESGVIWNDPDLNIDWELEKYGITEPIVSEKDLALPSFKEIARK, from the coding sequence ATGCATATAGAGAAAACAAGTATAGAGGGTTTGGTAGAACTTTTTCCGGATGTTTTCGGTGATGAGAGAGGATATTTTTTAGAAACTTACCATATAGAGAAGTTCAGGTCGTTGGGACTGGATTATACCTTTTTACAGGCGAATCAATCTTTTTCAAAAAAAGGAGCACTCCGCGGACTCCACTTTCAAAACGCACCTTATCAGCAGGGAAAACTGGTGAGAGTAGTTACAGGAAAAGTGCTGGATGTGGCTGTAGATTTACGGCCCGGATCACCCACTTACGGACAGTACAAGACCTTTGTGCTGGATGGAAAGCTTAGTAATATGGCATTCGTACCTGAAGGTTTTGCACATGGGTTTTTGACATTGGAAGATGCTGTTTTTACTTATCAATGTACCAATGTGTATCATAAAGCTTCGGAGTCAGGCGTTATCTGGAATGATCCTGATTTGAATATTGATTGGGAATTAGAAAAATATGGTATCACTGAGCCAATTGTCTCTGAAAAGGACTTGGCTTTGCCTTCATTTAAAGAAATCGCCAGAAAGTAA
- the nadC gene encoding carboxylating nicotinate-nucleotide diphosphorylase has product MNAVEIAYLTEERIQRFIQAALAEDIGEGDHSSLAAIPEEAKSQARLLIKGEGILAGITLAEKILKTVDPSLKVDIYLQDGQSVKFGDIGFVVSGSARSILSAERLLLNCMQRMSGIASYTHRLKELIKHTDAKLLDTRKTTPNFRLPEKWAVVIGGGTNHRFALYDMIMLKDNHIDFAGGISQAIQRTRAYLEKLGKPLKIEVETRNLEEVKEVLAIGGVDIIMLDNMSPELMREAVALIGGKYGTEASGNINEQTISAVAESGVDAISVGALTHSVKSMDISLKAF; this is encoded by the coding sequence ATGAATGCTGTGGAAATCGCTTACCTGACAGAAGAACGTATCCAAAGATTTATCCAGGCTGCGCTGGCAGAAGATATAGGGGAGGGGGATCATTCTTCACTGGCAGCCATACCTGAGGAAGCAAAAAGCCAGGCACGCCTGCTGATCAAAGGAGAAGGAATACTGGCCGGAATTACATTGGCTGAGAAGATTCTGAAAACGGTAGATCCATCACTGAAGGTAGACATCTATTTACAGGATGGACAATCCGTAAAATTTGGAGATATCGGCTTCGTTGTTAGCGGTAGTGCGCGATCTATTCTTTCGGCAGAAAGACTGCTGCTCAATTGCATGCAGCGCATGAGTGGTATTGCCAGCTATACCCATCGTTTGAAGGAACTGATCAAACATACGGATGCCAAACTGCTGGATACCCGTAAGACGACGCCCAACTTTAGGCTGCCGGAAAAGTGGGCAGTAGTCATAGGTGGAGGTACAAACCACCGTTTTGCGCTCTACGACATGATCATGCTCAAGGACAATCACATTGACTTTGCAGGCGGGATTTCGCAGGCGATTCAGCGTACCAGGGCTTATCTGGAGAAATTAGGTAAACCATTGAAAATAGAAGTTGAGACCCGCAATCTGGAAGAGGTAAAAGAAGTATTGGCTATCGGTGGAGTGGATATCATCATGCTGGATAATATGAGTCCTGAACTCATGCGTGAGGCGGTAGCCTTGATTGGAGGAAAGTACGGGACTGAAGCTTCCGGCAATATCAATGAGCAAACCATCAGCGCCGTAGCAGAAAGTGGAGTGGATGCGATCTCAGTAGGAGCATTGACCCATTCAGTCAAAAGTATGGACATCAGCCTAAAGGCTTTTTAG